A window from Gopherus flavomarginatus isolate rGopFla2 chromosome 4, rGopFla2.mat.asm, whole genome shotgun sequence encodes these proteins:
- the FABP7 gene encoding fatty acid-binding protein, brain, with protein MVEAFCATWKLIDSQNFDEYMKALGVGFATRQVGNVTKPTVIISNEGDKVVIRTQSTFKNTEISFKLGEEFEETTPDDRNCKSVVTLDGDKLVHVQKWDGKETNFVREIKDGKMVMTLTFGDVVAVRHYEKA; from the exons ATGGTTGAAGCATTCTGTGCTACCTGGAAGTTGATTGACAGCCAGAATTTTGATGAATACATGAAGGCGCTGG GAGTGGGCTTTGCTACACGGCAGGTAGGGAACGTCACTAAGCCCACAGTGATAATCAGCAATGAAGGGGACAAAGTAGTGATCAGGACCCAGAGCACTTTCAAGAACACTGAAATCAGCTTCAAGCTTGGAGAAGAGTTTGAGGAAACTACCCCAGATGACAGAAACTGCAAA TCAGTTGTGACCCTGGATGGAGACAAACTAGTTCATGTACAGAAATGGGATGGCAAAGAGACAAATTTTGTTAGAGAAATTAAGGATGGCAAAATGGTAATG ACTCTCACCTTTGGTGATGTGGTTGCTGTTCGCCACTATGAGAAAGCATAG